The sequence below is a genomic window from Plodia interpunctella isolate USDA-ARS_2022_Savannah chromosome 5, ilPloInte3.2, whole genome shotgun sequence.
AGACATCACTCTGTTGTATGTTACTACTTGTGTCGACTTCGCTTCCTGATCCCCTTCCTCGCTTTCAGCATTCGATGTAACTTCTTCGTCGGAATCATTGGCAGGAGTCATCCTTTTTGGCACGAAACTATATGACCAGGTGTCTTTCTCGTTTTTCTGTTTGAGTTCCTTATCACTATCTATACTTTTTACCTCTGCTGTGAGCACAACACTCCTCATTCGGAAATTATCCCGTCGTTGAGCTAAAAGGCTCGTTTCTTTATACTTCTCTTCGTCAGTTCTGTTTGCATCTTTCAGTTCCTTCTCCGTACTATTCTGTGCACTTAAACCTTTAGTAGAATCGCCATCAGCTTCCTCTTCCACACTGTAGACTGTCTCCAAAATCTCTGGTCTCCGCAAGAAGCCGTTCGATCGCCTGACAATACTGTACTTTAGGTTTGGGTCAATAGCATCGGATATTGACCGGACTATAGTGACACTATCAGGGTTGGCTGATCTGAACCGTGGAATGTGGGTCAAATTGCTGCAATCAGAGTCCATATCTTCCATAATAACAGCCGAATCTGAATCATTCAAGGAATCGAAGTCCCCTGTTATGTGAGTATCTTGGAGCATGTCACGAAAATCCGGAATGGTTTGTGAAGTATCGATGCCGTGTTCAAGTAATTTGGCTTGAAGTGACTCGATGACTTTCTGTTGTTTGATGATGATGGTTTCTCGGAACGCCAGCATGTTAGCTATTTCTTTCTGCTTGCGAACGAGCCGGGACTCAAAGAGGAGGAGCTGGCTGGACAAAGATTTTAGCTGTTCTGCTTTCTCCCTTTGCAGGCGAGAAACCATTTCTTCTTGATTGCGCTGCGCTCGACGCCATGTTAGAAGTTGGTGCGCTTGCGCACGATACTTCATACGGAGATCTCTGGaaataaatacgaatttgTTAGGCAATTTAATCTTCAGCGCAATTTAAGGCcgcatatttatttcaggtgaAAGTGAACAGAAAGCTAGTACAaactttcaaatatatttgcagGTTGTGTAGGGTAGTTTCTAGTCCCAAAAAGACTTAACGTCAGGTCAGTCGTGAAATCACGGAATTTTTACGCTGAACTTCGGGGCGTTGCAGCCTAGAACGAAACCACAAGACAAGAAAAGACTTATAGGATTTTTGCATACTCTGTGTTTGCAAGTTGTACTAACCTAATAGTTCTTCTGGCCTCATCGAGGGTGTGGGCCTCTAGAGGGTCCGTGAGTGAGGCCGCGAGAGACACGTCCGGCTCCGTAGGGCTATTCAGAGCCGACTCGCTGCGGCTGGAACAAAAGAAAGTTTTCTTACTTTACTTAtagtacaaacatacacacatattttaCTGCCATCATAGTAGTCAAAGTATGCACTCGACATTCTTAATAGAGGAGGTTGAAACCTGCAAGTGTAACACTGACAATGTTGTTATATACACAAACtgaaattaaactattttcatgACTTTGTACGCGCGTAAACATTCCGTTTTACCCAttacccgtgggaatttcgggaaattCACTAATAGTTACTCGACGCAATATTATTTctcgttataaaaaatataaataaaatagtcattTATTCCAGTAATCTTGTTACAGTATAAGGCTAGGACTTCCCAGTGAGTAATCTGCATCATTAGATTGAAGTACTCGAGATGGTAATGACCTGCTACTTCCTTAAAAGTTTTACATAAAGACTACAATTGTGAATGttaagtaaaagaaaattctcGTTAAAAAGACAATGTATTGTCTTGTCTCTAAAAGTTCCtgctaataaaaaacatatataagcatataaaagttatattatttattctgtgtTCTTTATGCATACACTCATTTCAAAAAGTCTGctatctcatctgagcgtaatCCATCCTTCCTCAGGATATACATCGGAACCCATTGGCAAAGTGTACTAACATCCTAAATCGTACCTAAATCATACAGCTTATCTCAATCTAAAAAGCTAATTGAACCAAAACTGGTACATACTAACAAATGGTACATCTATTTCGGCTAAGTTGTTTGTGTTCCAACTCAATTTTCCTATCGGGAGATTAGCCCCAAACAAACTCGACCAATTCGTGCCTCGCAATTTATTACCGTTAATAGGTATTGATTGAAAGGCCAGGGCGAAATGGAACCGGGATAAAAAGGACCTGGGGTGAAAAAGGCCTTCCATTGTGCTGGATTGAGTTGCGaattactaattaaaatgtttttgttatcacATCAATTATttaaggatttaaaaaaatactagcaACCCGCCCCGACTTTGTACGCGTGTAatgtttgttatgaaatttggtacacggccAGACGgccacgggtagaatataatctggctGGACTAAAACAAAGGGAATTtaaatcccgaaattcccacgggggcgaagcccattttaaatgataaaatatagcctatagcaatcttggataatgtacctttctaatggtgaaagaacttttgaaatcgcttcggtagtttcggaaattacccgcctcaaacatacaaactcacaaacgcttacctctttataataatagtatagataagcAGTTAGTTTATTTGATAATAGACAGGCTGTAAAGAGATAAAAACGCTCCTGTCAACTTAGAATTGCAATTTAGATCGTATGTCCATAACCTTAATATAAACACATGTTTATTAAGGTAATTATGGTATAAGATGTAGCTTGCCATCTCTTATCCGTCGTGTTGTTGCTATATTGGTGTCAGACCTTATTAAAGTCACCTAACatcatctgacatgacttataCGGCTAcataccgccatctagtgacacaCCGAACGTAAACTAGTGTGCAGGTAGTGAGTGGTCtttgaaaactatacatattaattagaATAGAATGGATACAAACTCGCGTACGGCCCGAACCTGGGACCCTTCGATTCACAGGCGGACGTCATAAACAAAGGATCACCACCGCTActtgagataaataaattataagtttaaagatttttctCCTCTTTTGAAGAAAGAGGGTACATGCAGGCCTAGGTCATGCATATAAGGGAGATCATTGGATACAAAAAGCGGGAGATAGTCTAGATTCTCGGGTGATACGGCAGGTGTTGAGAATGACGGCCTTCTGGATCAGCGTGAGTATATAACTGaacactaaataataataattattattttattatttatttaatattaattatgtttctcctttaaaaaattcacggcactaaggCCTTTGAGAGGATTTGGGTCCTACACGCAGAGGCCCTTTGGaaagttttgatgttgtgtaggtttCTCGCCAAAACCCGCTCTCAGATATACAaatcggcgggagtgtgaactactGCAGAGTAATGGATACAAGCAATGGTCTATGGAATGATATTTGGATGGATTtagaatgggctattgcaaagagtaatagttattattatagctTCAGTTCCCGCTGTCGCCCATGCCTTATCCCACAGGCCATAAGCTCGTATGTAACGCACCCGTTACTCAACTGCCGAAGGCTGTAATTTCGCAAGGTTCCTGGTTCAGAGGCGGGTTATCGTGTGATTACAGCCGTAATCTCTTGTCAGACAGCACCAGATAAACGGACATTCGAATATAATTGTAGGTTATGGTGTGGGAAGTTGTGTAGTATGTTATGAATTCACTAATACATCTATGGCGTTTAGGGTGCGTTGCAGTCAATTTGGATGAACGGTTAcgcaattttatctaaacgacggCGGCGAAGCAAAGGGTacagttaacgtcaaagttgactggtgcaacccactcttattGAAGTTAGACCGTCTGCTATACATCTGTAAAAAGTgcatcaaatttcatccagtagtttttgcgacagacagacagaaaattctaaaaaagaaaaagaatgtTTTCTTCTGTTAGTCCCTTAAAGAtcccccataattatttttctgtaatatctcctatgtacagacacaGTCCATTTATAGCTTTATTATACGTAtagacatataaatattaattaatctagCAGGTATTTGTGGGTTTACGCCGTAAACCGACAAATACGTAGGGTATAAATGCCTGACCATGCGTTTTCCGTCCGGGCCTGGCAGAAGGGACAACCTGGCAAACAAAAAAGTGATGGCTTGACGTTGTCAAGGATATATATATGACTATTTACTACCCAGTATTAGAATTTaaagaaacataaataaaagagtAGTATCAAAGTTAACCATTCAACAAAACAATGTTCTTGTGGTcaggaaaaatttaaatatttggtaaTGAGACTCGATTGGTTTCGATAGTTACACTCTGAAATAGTTTAAATCActtagtataataattatactacttgatgttattattaaaagttttgatATAGCCAGGTATACCTTTACATAAGTAGGTAAGAGAAACCCgtgaaaaaatacataggttaaaaaattacttaccaTAATATCCCAGccatattttgtgtattttgtgtACTCGACAATTAATTCATGATGAGTGTTGACAATTGATAGACACAAACGTTACAATAGAAGTGGTTTCTGATAAACAGATAACGATTCTATGAACCAGATTATGAGCTTATTAACGGACTGTTATTTAACATCCAATTAGATacgaattaaatataattgaatattCTGCAAAAACCACGTCAGTTTTGTTAATTCATCCTACACGGGAAAATGAAGTTTGATTCGTGATTTCACTATACATCCAAAagatattgtataaaatatattactttatgTAACCGTTATTTATAAGccgttattaaaaaaaaatgtttttgttcagGCAAAGAGTGATAGAATTTTTTTCCACTATacttttacttaaaaaataaatgaatgcaCTTTTTTCACAGCTCAGTTCTGTCACCAAACACCGTTGCACTGACAGAGGGACTAAGGAAGTGGGCGGTTGGTCGGCGCTCCTCTCCTTCGGGCTCCCCTAGGTGCGGCTCCTCGGTTCACTGAGCCCGGCCCTGGGCAGGTGGCCGGCGCACTTCCTGACTCCTGACATATGTTTGAATCAGTGGCGtagctacattattatatgGTGCGGGTAAAATTTTGAGGACCCCATAGAATTCAGATTTCTGACTCACGCTTGGAACTAATACTACCTTTAAATCTAATATATGAAATTGTCGTGTAAAGTTTTAGTCACCAGAATACTCCGGAACAGCTTGAAtacttttgatgaaatttgatattcaGTAGGTCTCAGAAAAGGTTGTTATCTATTTTGTATACCCCTATGTGATATGGGTGGTCAACCCAAGcaaagccaggacgggccgctagtatcaCTATACAAGTCTACATAGGTTGGTTAGCCGGACCAATAAAGGTCGCAGCGTCGCAGTTTGTGATGTCgtgtcaaatgcctttaggcgatttgaataaaatctgataccagtggTAACAACACATtcgaaaaagataaaattagaTATGTGTCAACCCGGGCATAAATaggataaaatgtttttttcggCGTAAACCTATGAAATGGGTTTGCGACTGGGCGTAAACTGGACATACCATCTCTGGTCGCAGTCCAACTCCGTTTACCGACTGTTTCCAAATTAACCCGTCACTAAATAGGGTTGTCAACTTCTAAAATGAAAGCCACTAGGGGCAGCTTTTAGAAATTCCTTTTTCGTTTGACCTTTGATGCAAAAACGAACGTGGATATGTTTTAACTAGACATGGCTTGGGTCTCTGCAAGCTCTTAAACATATGAATgaaattgatttgttttttttttttaattaaaagatgGAGTGGACATAGTTTCTTAACAATATTTCCAAACAGAGCAAGTAATTTAGCCAATGTGTAACAAACTTTCagttttttgattattttaaggGTTTAAGGAGCTATATGGTACATAACTATATCGTTGGTTGAGTAATTTGAGCGCAATGGAAAACTCTTTGAGCTCGGCCGCGACCCCGCGTTGCTCCCTCTGTAACGAGCATACAACCTGgtgacatacagacagacggacagcgGAGTCTTAGTAATAGGGTCCCGTTTCAGCCTATGGTACCCTTGTTTGCCGTGGACTgtattataagtaaaaaagtaaactggttcttcaaataatttgaatttatttgcgAATAAGAGACACGACAtcgaagaaaattaaatacgaAGTAATGTGAACGTCACAATGTAATGTCAGAACTGTCAAAAGTCAAACTGAcagtaattttcttaaatttaatgttgcaTTGCCAACAACCCTAAAGAGTATTTTGAATTGGAACTCATACTGGCAACCCTACTTTCAGCGCACAAAGTTCgtgtttggttaattaatgGATTTCATGTGGATAAAATAGTGGATCTACTAATTTGACCTCTAACTTGGCTCTGCGCAACGAATTGTTATTTGAAGCTAGCTTTATgttatttacaagcttttgcccgcaactTCGCCCGAGTTTTATTaatgcgtccgctcataacttattattgtcgatATCTTTGGGATCTAAGCAACTTATCTCGATGAAACCTCTATCAGGAtttaagttagaccttccGCTACACAACTGTagaaaccgcatcaaattccatttaGGAGTTATGCGTGCgcaaacatacagacacacgaaaattaaaaaaaaaatgttttggctttcTACAAGAccccataattattatatgttatactCGTCCCTATAATAGATTAAATCCATTTATCAACGTTCATTGTTAGATCtacatatttttggaaatgtttAACGAAATTTCTTGCACTTTTTCAAAAGTTTACAGTAATTGTAAGAACACACAACAATACTTGTCAcatcctagaataggaccgcTCCATAACCTCCCATGGAAATTGTCCCTCAACTTTACAGTTGAGagacaacaacagcattcccaaagagggttgaaaTAAGTTGGTCCTAGAACCTGTAACCGGAAACACTCTCAgatcagagagagagagagagagagagagagagagagagaatgatGGCCCTGACCTGCTTAGCTTAGAGTAATGTACGAAACAGAGCCCGCAGGCAGACACACGTCAACAGTAACATCGCTGAATAAGTAAATCGTGGTTATGAAAAGGTTACATTGGTTTTGCATGCAACTTGGGGCTTGTTTTTGGTGATGAAAATGTTTGAACTGATCAGTCACATACTCTATCTAATCTGCGCGTTTTCCCGGTCTGGAAGGATTCCAGCCGTTAAGCGTTGAAGCTAAGGGTCCGCTTCTCACTTTTTtagtctccacttcgcacaaACGCATCGGCAAATGAAAGTAACATACGTGGCACATACGTTTAGCCGTTTTCGGCGTGCAACAAACTAAATTCTACTATcttacattttacaaattcatCCACTGAATAAAAACTTGTCAAACTGTTAAACTACTCACAGGCagcattattaatttaacatactcaactttgtaataaaagacaaaaagttaatttgtCCGTCGCAGTTCGAGTTCAAAACTCAAAGATTACtgtaatgtaatatatgaCAGTATTCCAGACATTAAcaactttacatattttacctATTGCTAACAACCTTCGCACAATGATTTGGTGACacactaattaattattcagcTAATTGCCAATATACATCTAGTTCTCTACTCAGAAGTGGTACAGCCAGCGCATCAGGTATCACgaaataacaaattgtatgaagtcATAAGGTGCTCATCACAGcatgttacaaaatgttatataacaCTTGATATCAATGACACTCTTTtgtcaatattgtttttaagaaaagagacgacaaatgttttataacatgtcGTAACACGCTGGGTGGGAGCAAGATTCCTGAGGGAGGTGCTAAAGCCTGAATTTGCCCATGACCTCCCAGAACAATCAGTCTACTTTCCCGTTCGGTGAATGTCTCGGGAAGATTGCAAAGACCTATTTTTAGGTCGCACTATATCACATTCACGTCCAGAGCGGGTTACATGGTGTGAACGAATGTACACGTACATTACTCGGAATTCAATTGATGGTAGTTAGTTTCATTAGGAAACCAGTATCGAATTTCTCTATGGCTAAATGTTCTGTGGCTCAGGGCTATAATTAGCTACCTGTCGATATCGGACATCAAAGTTTTGTTTGGCCCAAGCTAATCAAAACTCGAGATGGACTCGAGTTTGCAAGCTCGAGCAGCGATAGTGGCAGTTAAACCACACCCGGAATTGTCGGTCATTGGATAGgcgaccaaaaatgtattatcttgaACTCCTCCGGGAGACCTATACTCTGTATCCATCCTTAAGGAAGGCTAGAACCAAAGCGGggacattaaaatggctgatcTGATGTTGACAACaatatgataatgatttgCTAAAGTCGGAAAcggaaatgataaaaaattgagaaaaattgtttctctacctataaatattgtttattgtataatcCATCGATAGTGAAGAATCGAAGCGCACggtttaaaacataaaatgttttatttctacgTTATGGTCAGTATAttggaaaattatatacagTATCTATAGGAGTGATTTCGCGATAAATAACGAAAATGTATAACGGTAAAGACGAAACATGCGTATTTGGAATAAGTCCTCGAGCAGAAATATTAGAACTAAACATTATTTCGTATTTCGCACAGCAATGTTGTGGAGAATGGTGGcatcaaagaaaatataaaaatgcagATAAATTCAGAGACTACAGAGCAAACAATTGCAGAGAGATCTGCATAACCTTTGCAGCTGCAACTTTGAATCCGATATCTGTCTGTATTGCGAGATTTATTCGTATATTATTCGTTCCTTGTATTCGTAGATTTCCatgttttgaaaaatgatAATCTGGAATCGGATTCAAGATTCAAATGCTAAATATTCTCAGATAAGGTGCCTTTGGGAGTTACCACTGTGGAGTAAACAACTTAGTTTATATTGGTAAATGATACCCAAAAGCCCAGTAAATATTGaagaagaataatttatttttttaaaaaacaccTTATAGTCATGTCTCATTGCTCAGTAgcgctccgttgcgacgacgcaccACGTTGTAGGTCCGTCCCTAACCGCCCTGCTATACGGCACAGATCTAACTAGGTAActtcatgtaaaatataatacctagtAGTTTTAAATGTGTGTATACGTGTTTGATGTCGGCACAACATTGTAACATTGTACCGTAAtgaacatttttgtatgtatgcaGTAATTAGCCATGTTCATGAAAACAGAGTGCATAAACCAGGTGAGTTCATTTGGTATGCAT
It includes:
- the LOC128670004 gene encoding uncharacterized protein LOC128670004 isoform X1: MDSESRSESALNSPTEPDVSLAASLTDPLEAHTLDEARRTIRDLRMKYRAQAHQLLTWRRAQRNQEEMVSRLQREKAEQLKSLSSQLLLFESRLVRKQKEIANMLAFRETIIIKQQKVIESLQAKLLEHGIDTSQTIPDFRDMLQDTHITGDFDSLNDSDSAVIMEDMDSDCSNLTHIPRFRSANPDSVTIVRSISDAIDPNLKYSIVRRSNGFLRRPEILETVYSVEEEADGDSTKGLSAQNSTEKELKDANRTDEEKYKETSLLAQRRDNFRMRSVVLTAEVKSIDSDKELKQKNEKDTWSYSFVPKRMTPANDSDEEVTSNAESEEGDQEAKSTQVVTYNRVMSNHRNVTKPKDVKYKRINKAKSKSLEELRGRLKNWVDKGNKLSNIPLEHAQSYA
- the LOC128670004 gene encoding uncharacterized protein LOC128670004 isoform X2; this encodes MKYRAQAHQLLTWRRAQRNQEEMVSRLQREKAEQLKSLSSQLLLFESRLVRKQKEIANMLAFRETIIIKQQKVIESLQAKLLEHGIDTSQTIPDFRDMLQDTHITGDFDSLNDSDSAVIMEDMDSDCSNLTHIPRFRSANPDSVTIVRSISDAIDPNLKYSIVRRSNGFLRRPEILETVYSVEEEADGDSTKGLSAQNSTEKELKDANRTDEEKYKETSLLAQRRDNFRMRSVVLTAEVKSIDSDKELKQKNEKDTWSYSFVPKRMTPANDSDEEVTSNAESEEGDQEAKSTQVVTYNRVMSNHRNVTKPKDVKYKRINKAKSKSLEELRGRLKNWVDKGNKLSNIPLEHAQSYA